In Tiliqua scincoides isolate rTilSci1 chromosome 12, rTilSci1.hap2, whole genome shotgun sequence, the genomic window CTTCAGACACTGCACACCGGAAGCGGCACCAGCGAGGCGGGCTAGAGCGGCGCCACTTCCGGTTGAGACCAGCACCTCCTGGAGGGGCGGGGCCTCTGGTGGTCCACAAGCAGAAGCCCCGCCCACCGCCCCTTCGCGCTGGGCTTGGAGAGGGGAGCAGCAGCCCAAGCCTGGgcgagtctactcagaagtaaaccccattgtgttcaatgagacatacttccaggaaagtggggagggtcTCTCTGGCAGTCATGAGCCAGCAGAGCCTCCATGGTCAGGGGCAGTGTACCACcagcagcagggatggggggtAGCCAGAGGACAGGCTGCTGGAGGGGTGGGGGACAGCCAGAGGGTATCTGGGGGTCATTCTAGCTCAGAGTTCTTCAACTTGGGGgcccttgcctgctggcagacagtgGGGGGGGCCAcacacccctgccccccccagctccaccCCTAGCCCAGTCACACTGTGGGGGTGGCTGCAGGAGAGGGTTGCATACAGGCCAGCACACCACCCATGAAAGCACTGACCCTGCTTGCACACATGGGCTGTCATTGAGACTTGCTCTACTGAAAGACTTTGCTGTCTGCTGCAGGCCATGTACATGACTCCGCAgcctgtgggggcagggagtgggcggacTGAGTCcagagaggggggcaggacccCAGTCTCgtcatttatttattggggtcacagCCTTAAAAAAGATTGAAGACACTGTTTTAACTTATCCAGTTAAGCGAAGGGTCCAGTAGAAAAGGAGGAAGGAGATGCTGCAGAGGACAATAAGAGAGTTTATTGCCTTTAGACAGACAATGGGAGCTGTGGTCAAGCAGGAAAACAGTGCTGCTGTTGCAACTCACAACCTCTCTAGCACACAAAGCCAGTCCAGGCAAGACTGGAGAGATCCCTCCTCTTTAAATGGTCGACCAAAGCAACCAATACAGAAGTGCAAGCTTAAGCCTTTGAAAGGGGGAAACAAGTTCTGCTTTTCACACAAGACCATTCAAAAGAGGATCAGCTTCTTAGTGGAACGTACAGTTGAAGAGCCCCTACCATAAATAAGAAGAGACATCAAAATTAATGAGacaagaaaaaaacaagaaaatgcTTTATTACAATTTAGTTCTGCATAATTTAAAAATGTTAGTTGCAATACAAAATTTGTTTTTTATTATAAAATCAGTTGCCAGTGTATGTTTCAGTACCACACAGTCTCAGGTTCCCCATACACACGCTAAAGGCACATGTGGCCCACCCATCCACTGCCCAAAACCTCTGCTCAGTCTGGAAAAGCCCCTTTTGGGAGGGAGACTGGAGGGCTCTTCCCAGTTGGCCCCTGCAGAACCGAGATTCATTTCTACGAGACACACAAGGAAGGCTTTGCACAGTCTCGCTGACTGCACATCCTACACTAAGCAGAATATCCGAGGACAAGCAATTGGCTTACAGAGCTTGGGCCGCAGCATCACTGCACCTGAGAGCATCACAGCCTAAGAACACACACAACAGTGATTTGTCTGGTATTATTCAAGAAGCACTTGGGTACATGGGCAAGAGTGGCCTGTAGTCACCAGGATCCTGTACACACCATTCCTTTCCACTTCATCACCTGAGAATGGTCAGATCAAGGGCAGAGAACCTGGGCAGGACTTTacaggcaggagaggagaggagagaagacACATTTCAGTTATGGCAATCTAGCCAGGGTAGAAGAGTCTCAGACCATCTAGGTGCAGGTTTTGTTCACCCATGAGAAGCATGCGAGACTCAGACTGGATCTTAGGTTACTGATCTAGCTCCATCTGGTTGGCTCCAACAGAAGGGTCACTCATGAGCAGCAAGAGTCAGGCAAAGTTTACTCTCCACTTAGGGACACAACAAAAAAGCACAGccaggagcactgctgctcacCACACAGCCAATTCTCTGCAGGTCGAGCAGAAGAGGTACAGAATTCTGCTTCTCAACTGTCTTCTCTTTCTACCTATGACAAAATGCTGAAAGTGGCCaaacagaggcaggcaggaagcctTGGGCTGTCAACAAAATCTCAACACAGCCAAAAACCTTCCATGTGGCTGTGTAGAGATCCTTGATACCACCAGGTGAATTCATTCCTGATGCAAATTATAAAAAACAACACTTGCATAATTATTTTTCCAAGAAAGGAAAGTTAATAATTCAGTGAAAGTTAATCCTTGCTTGCATGCATCTATGCGGGGCACCAGTGTCCTAGACAGATTTAAACTACAGAAGCCAGCCAGTGCTATTTTTAATACCACTCACACCTGCATGTTTAGAAGGCAAGAGGTCACCAGCCTTTACCTGTAGAGTAAAATACAATGATCAGCGAGAAGGCACAAGAAGACTGCTCTTTTTTGCACTGGCAgtcaggattttttaaaaaatgtggggaAGATGAGGAAGAAAATAGACTTCCTCCTACACAGCAGGCAGGTCTCTGCCACAAAGCCCACATGACACAATTCAAGACTGATCTTAGGATTTGGCGGAGTGCTGACACAGACAAGGTGCCTGACTGACACAAAGGTCAGCCAACTGAGCTCCTTCAAGACAACTGTGGTGTAACTGGATAGAAGTAAACCTCCAGCAGCATCAGGTATTATCAACCACACATCTAACCAAGGCCTTAAGTGAACAGACATGCTGCTCTCTTTGTCAAGAGAGGGGCTAAACACTGTGCAACCAGCACCTCCTCCCTGAGCAGGCACAAACAAGCATTTGAGGAAGAGGGGGCTCCTCTGCCAAGTTGTGAAAAGGAATTTTGTCCTCCTAAGGACCTAAAAGGCAGCGTGGGAAAACTAGCTTTGGGAAGGGTCTCCTCGGCTTGCTGatgtggtggggcagggggaggcctcCAAAGTTAAGTTCACACAGAAGAACTGCATTGCAAAGCCCTGTTTATTCACCTCTGAGAGCCAAAAAAAGTAGACTCCCAATATTAAAACACTCCACAGGCTGAAGCTATTTCCCCAACAAGGGGTCAAGCCTGAAAACCTCTCAGGAACAGTCCCCCTCTCAATTCAGATGCTTGTTATCACTCATGGCACGTGGCAGGTGTCACACGCCACAAAATGGATTTGACTTAAGTTCAGAAGCTGCTTTTGAATACTGTATGACCAACTGTTGAAAAGGCACGGCCCTGTCGAGGCACAGAAAGCACAGATCAGTGACTAAGGGCcaggaaaagcagcagcaacacaaaaagCAAACTCATCATTGCCTCCTGCGGGAAGGAGCATCCCTGAGGCACATGGAGGAGGGAAGGGTTGGCTTTGAAGGAGTCTTCCCCAAGTGCAGCCCTCACCCAAAGGCGACAAGGAGCCATGTCATGGGCACCGACTCTGAATGTTTGGCAGATGGGCAGAGCCTTCGCCCTGGAATCAACCTGGTCATTTCCACCTGCTGGAGCCAGTCCCTGAACTACAAGAAGCCTCACTTTGGAGCTATTAGTGCAAGAGGCCATTTGATGAAGGAGATGACCTGCCAACAGCCCAAGCCCCTCGGTCTCTGGTCCGCTCCTTCCTCAGCGACTACAACAGAAGGCACTTCTTGGAGTTCTTCTTCGTCACAGGATACAGAACGGCCCGCACGGCTTCGGCAAACACTTCCCGCACCCCCTCCTGGTTCAGTGCCGAACATTCCAGGTACTTGACCGCTCCGATCTGTTTGGCCAGCGAGGTGCCCTGCTGCGGGGTGGTGGGTCCCAGGCTCTGCTCCTTCAGCTTTTTCACCGTTTCCGTGTTACTTCTCAAGTCTCTCTTGGTGCCCACAAGGAGGATGGGCACGTTCGGGCAGTGATGAGAGACTTCCGGGTGCCATTTGTGCCGCACATTCGCATACGAGGAGGGGCTCCCGATGGAAAAGCAGATCACAAAGACATTGGTCTGTGGGTAGGAGAGGGTGCGCAGGCGATCATATTCCTCCTGGCCTGCAGTGTCCCAGAGGTTCAGACTCACCACCCTGCCATCCACAGTCATCTGAGCACTGTAGTTATCAAACACTGTGGGAATATACTCCTCGGGGAAGGCGTTGGTGGTGTAGCTGATGAGCAGACAGGTCTTTCCCACCGCACCATCTCCAACCACCACACACTTGATCGTCTGCATTCTTTCACCCCAAAGAGTCCTGTGcaaacaaaaaggaagagggtCAAAGTAAGCCCAGGTCATGTAAGAAAACACAGAGCTTTTCTAGCCATTTTGGAGGCTTGGTAGAGTTACTGTCTCAGAGATGCACACAgaaatgcaaacacacacacaggagccaCAGTCACCAGAAACAGCTCGTATTTCAAAAGTTACACAAACAAGACTGAATGACTAGCCAGGAATGAGCCAGAGGCATCTGCCCGAAAATGTCCCCAACTCAGACCTTGTCCCTTCCAATAGGAAAGCCAGACGAACTTGTTTAATGGACAAACTTGTTTAAACTCAGAATGGCAGAGCTGGAATCTGCACCTAAGCAAAAGCTGCCACTGAACAAGGTCAAAGCATCTTAGAGGAGACTTGCTTGGTTTTGGAGTTGCCTCCAGTGATGGGGAAGTGTCACGGCTCCCGAGCCTGTCCCCACCATTGCAGTTTTGCAAGTATCCAGCTGCTGATGGTGAGCAAAATATTTTTGACCATCAAGCTAAACTCTCTGCAGAAAAGAGCAAAGCAACAGACCTGGAGCTCCACAAGACGACGCAGCATCTCAACACCAGAGATTCTGGGCATTCAAGGCAATTATAAGAGGAAATTCTGTGACTGCACCATGTCAATGGCAGCTGCCACCAGCAAACCAAGTCAATTCTTGCCACTTCTGGGGTTCACCCAGCACTCTGACCCCAAAGAGAGTTTCAAGCATAGAGCCCCTGCAACAGAGGCTCAGAACGTTCCTCTCTGTACTACCCCTAAAGACACAACAGTCttctgaaaacacacacagaactgAAAAGGAGGCCAAGAACAGCTTATTCTCAAGGATGGCGGGACCTGCAGGAATTAAGGGACTTGAGCTGCAGTAGGAAAAGCTCACACTGAAACAAAGGACGTGTGAGAATTTCTGAAAGGATGCAAAGCCCACAACAGGGTCCAGCTCCTGGGAAGATGACCCTCAGCAAGGAGGTGGCACCTCAAACCCCCAAAAGAATTCTAGGGAGCAAATGGAGACATCGTCCTTCTCCTGGGATTACAGTTCCCAGCACTTTTAGAAGTGGACTTGATGGCTACAAAGCAGAATTCCTCTTCTGGATATCAACCCAACTGATCCGCTTTCAAACTGGAGCAGCCAGACTAGAATGAGCAAGATTCAACTtgttccccccctctctctctccagaagGTGCTACTTAGCTCCcaagaggcagcttcttgctgagCAAGAAATCAGCTATGAAAATTTCCATTCCAAGATGCAACAAACAGCTGCACCACTTCAAACACACAGGAGCGGGATAACCACCCTCCTACCATGAGGCAAACCAGGCCACTGCCCTCTGCAATCTTTTCCCCCAAGCCCCTTCCCTGGCCACTCTCTTTAGGCAGAGTCTCCAGTTTGGCTTCTGAACAAGAGATGCTGTCACCACCTCATTCCTTCAGCCTACCGTTTGTGAAGTAACCACCATTTCCCTGCTTCTTGGCCTTCTCCACCCTGAACTCCACAACAATGTCGTCTAGTAATTGCAAAATCTCTTGCAGGGATAGTTCGTCCCAGCTGCAAATGAAATCCCTGCACTTTATTTTATGGAACTCTTTCAGAAAAGTAATGAACCAAGTATTGCTATTCCTTCCAAAAGATGCCTGTTTTCCACTGGCCTCAAAGGCTTGCCCCTGATTTTCATGCACCTTGTGCAGccactttgcctggcctttgacaTTCATCCCACTGAGTGCTGGGTCTCAGGCCTTCAGAGGAGGAGCCATCACACAGTATTTGAAGCAAGCCTCCCCCATACACATACACCACAGGGCCTCACAAAAGCAGGATCAGACTGACTGTTCAAGGAATACATCTGAACGTAGAACACCCCCAGCCTCTCGGTCCATTTCCTGCTGGAGCAGAGCGCCTGTTGATGCCAGGGCCCAGCCTCTCCGCACAGGAACAACAGCCAGGTGACACAAACGTGCCGGCAGCTGAACAAATGCCCTCCTGAGGAGTGTGCTGCTTTTTTGGCAGATGTCTGTGCTCTCCAGTGACAGCAACTTCAAGGAAAAGAGCGGATGGGAGCTCAGATCACCTACCAACCGCCAACCCTCCTCCCTCAAGACTTGGATTCAGTTGTCGCTGCTGCCACACCTCTAGCAAGATGCAGTGACAAACTGCAAACCAGCAACACACGCTTCTGTACAAAACCACTTCCTTGCCAACATGGTTCCAGCCTTTCCCAGCAGCCAAAACACAAAGCGAGTAACTTCACAAGGGGAGGCCCCACTGATGACGGTTTCCTTGCAGAATGCGGTCATCACCACCAGCTCTTGCTTGGCACCCACACAACTCGTCAATCAAGAATCCCCCTGTGGAACTGGCCAGAGCCTTCGGTTTACTTTGGAAGGAGGGAGAGCTCTGTCAAACCATCTGCTATCAACCAGCAGGGCTTGGGAGGCATGGTGTTGCCCCACAGAAAGCTCTGAAGGATCTGAGTCCAGTCACTCGATGGAAGCGCCAACTCTCCTCAGTTCAAAAGATAATTGATAGTTTCACAAGAACTGTCTTGAGCAGAAAAGTGCCAATTCCAGAAGGCAGAGGCCAGAGAGAGACCACATAGGCAGATGTGTCAAATCCTGCTGTGGGGCCAGAAAAGGAGCTCCATCTATTCAACAATTCAGCCCAGCCTCCATCAACCATAACTGGCCAGCATGACTCAGGGCACAAGAGTCAGTGTGCTGGATCGGCCCAAATGTCACCTGGTGCATGGTCTCAGCAGATAGTCTGATGCCCCGGGAAGCACAAAGCACAGCACAAGAGAGATGCCTTCCCTCCTCGTTTGCCCCCTTCTCTCAACCAGAGGCAGAAGAGCCAGAACGTTGCATAACAAGGAGTGGGAAAGCTGCCAAAAGTCGGGGAAGGGCTGATCCGCACCCTAGGACAAGGGTTCTGTAGGATGCCACTGCATCCAAGAGCCTGCAAAGGGGACCTGCAGACACCCCAGGAGGCAGATGATGGGCAACCAGCCTCTAAATGGCCACCTCTCCTGCCTTTAAACACATCTCCATGAAGAGCACAGAAGCAGACCAGGCTGGTCAGTTGGCACCCCTGCTAGGGGAGTCCCATAAGCTCCCCCtccctacatttttttttttaaattagtattTTAAACAGCCGGTTTAATGGCCAGCTGCTGGTATGGACACCAGGATCTCCCTGCTGAGGAGCCCAAGGTGGGTCCCCCAGCCTAGCACCCCACCTCACCACGGACAGCCTGTGGGAGGCCCACAAGCAAgagcccttcccctgctccttcctcccGGTGGCTGGTACTCGGAGGTAGACTACTCCTGaagagggaagctctgctcccaaTAAACCCGACCTAAGAACGCCTAGCCAGCCAGGCCAGAGCTCCTCCCAGGGCCGGGCAGGGGCCTCAGGGCGCTCGCAAGCCCCTTCCACGAGCATCAGGCAGAGGTAGACTGCCACGGGCCAGGGAGGCTCCATcgagccagccccccccccgctcctcgGGCCAAGCGCGCAGCCTCCGCCCACCCGTTTCCCCGCAGGAGGCGCCTTGTGGCCGCCAGTTCCGCAGGCTAACTCCGCGCCGCGAGACGGGGAGGCCGAGGGGCGAAGCGGGGCGCGGGCGCCCGGCCTTACCTCCGCCCCGCGCGCCTCTCACCAACCGCCGCCGGCCGAAGCGAAGCTGTATCCGGCAGCCAGAAGCCGACCCCTCCTTCCCCCTAAGCTCCGGCCGCCTCACTGCGCATGCGCCCGCCCCTCCCGCTTTCAAAAACTCCAATGGCACTTCCCTGCCGGGCGcttctgggaaatgtagttctttCGCTGAGTGGGCCTACACTACAGTGGCCGGCAGAGCCCAAGTCTGGTATTTCGCGCTCCAGCTGCTGGTTCCTCCCTTGCAGTCTTAGTTAGCTCTGTGATTTTCTGcataaagggaggggctgcttctgTCCAGGCCTGGGAGCCTGTGCCCTCCTATGTTGCCTCTTTAGAGGCTTCTTATGTCTCTGCAGACTGGATgcccctcggggcagggacctTGTGTACTTGCTCTTTTGTACAGTGCTGTCAGAGAAGCCCCTCCTGAGTGGGCTAAGAAGGGCTCCTCTTACATGTAGCAGAAAAGAGGAACTGGCCCTATTGCACTCCAGCAGAGCCTCTTCTCCAGCCTGTTTCTAATGAGGAGTACATTCAGGGCAGGGAATCTTCATTCCTGAGACCACACAGGCAGGccacgtgcagtgggtggggaggcaggtgaggcagagcctccccaccggagtccttcaaaaagcaccaccgtTGTGGGAGGTGTCCAAGCACTCTCTACCCGCACACATGCgcgggttgagagtgcttgggaACCTTCCACgatggcggcacttttcaaaggactccggtggggaggctctgcctcacctgcccccccccgcatccCTGAACTACACACTTTGAGAATGCTGTTGTTGGAAAGTCTCAAGAAATAATTATTGCTCTTTGTATCCCACCCTCCTAActctactaagaacataagatcagccccactggatcaggccacaggcccatctagtccagcttcctgtaactcacagcggcccaccaaatgccccagggagcacaccagataacaagagacctcatcctggtgccctcccttgcatctggcattctgacataacccatttctaaaatcaggaggttgtgcatacacatcatggcttgtaccctgtaatggatttttcctccagaaacttctccaatccccttttaaaggcgtccaggctagacgccatcaccacatcctgtggcaaggagttccacagaccgaccacacgctgagtaaagaaatattttcttttgtctgttctaactctcccaacactcaattttagtggatgtcccctggttctggtgtagaGTAGCCCACACTTTATATGCTCTGCTCAGTAAAGGAGGATCTCTGCCCACCTcggaaggggaaggcagagaaagcAGCAGGAGCAGGGTATCAAATGTGGAGAGATCCAGGGAGATGTGGACTTGGACCCCCTCTCAGCCCTAAAGAGGACTTGAGCCAGCTGTGCTTCCTCAGCCCAGTTCACCAGACAGCAGAAgggatctattaaaaaaaaaaatcaatgaacaCTCTGAGATGCCAGCACCAGCCCAGAGGTCTTGATAGGCCTTTAGGTTGCCAATTCAAACCCTACATACCCAGGCCAGAGAAACACCATATCACGGTCATATCACCCTCACCTATATCTATCCTAGAACACAAGGAAAAGGTGAGACACAATTCCTTGGAGGCCCAACAAAAGCCCAAGTTGCTTGGAGAGAACAAgtgccgccttgtgtgcccttcgggggagaaaggcagagcaCAAAgcgaataaataataataataataagtggtCCTGGGCTCGCCAAATCATTTGTGGTGGGCATGTAGTGCAATGTTATTGAGGCCTTCTGGGTGCAAAGTTGTCTGCCAGTCCTTAAGCAACCCTCTCCAAAGCTGGTCCTGCTAAATAGACATGATGATTCTTACAGGGATGTAACACAGAAGGAGCTTTTTAGGTggctgctgtttaaaaaaaaagtgcctgaatttgggggggggggggggcttatattCAATGTGCCTGTTGGTCTCAGGAGGTGTGGCATTTGGTCTCATGGAAACATGAACACAAAAGTCTGGCATCTCTAATGGGAGCACGTGGTCAGGTCAGTGCCCTGCCTGGTGATGATCCAGTCTTGTGCCAAAAGTGTCCTGTTGCAGCCTCAAGGCAGGCTCTGCTGACAAAACACCCACAAGGTCCTGGGAACTGGCCTGTGCACAGCACCCTAcagggcagcccatccatgaggccaactgaagctgttccCTCAGGAAGCAAAGGTGGGTAGATTCAGCTCTGTCTGTTGACTCATCTACACAGCTCCCTCACCCCCTACCCTCACCTGGGACTGCaaaagggagaggggtggagTGGAAGAAGGTGGGCGGCTGGAGCATCtcctctctccttcacacttccactCCAGCATCCGCTTCTTCACAATCTGGAGAGCACTGGGAACGGAGGGGAGGCAGTTCTTGGCCTGCTACCTCAGGGGCCAGAAGGTCTTGGCCAGCATTGCACCCCCTTCCTGACCCAGCCCAAatcacacaaatgcacacacagcTCCTGAGCTCAGCAGGGCTTTGGGGGGCATCTTCCTCTTGTGAGATGAAGCTTCCTTTATTTCACTGATGAGAAAGAGCAACAGCTTCACATCAAGAGCCAAAGAAGTGCTAAGGATTTCCAGCCACCTCTTTCTAGTGTCCCTGGCCTTCCCTTCCCCTCAGTCCAGGCAGCCAAGGAACAGCAAGCAGAGT contains:
- the LOC136663075 gene encoding rho-related GTP-binding protein RhoG-like; protein product: MQTIKCVVVGDGAVGKTCLLISYTTNAFPEEYIPTVFDNYSAQMTVDGRVVSLNLWDTAGQEEYDRLRTLSYPQTNVFVICFSIGSPSSYANVRHKWHPEVSHHCPNVPILLVGTKRDLRSNTETVKKLKEQSLGPTTPQQGTSLAKQIGAVKYLECSALNQEGVREVFAEAVRAVLYPVTKKNSKKCLLL